The Blastopirellula marina genome contains the following window.
GACGCGTTCAACCAGATCGTGACCCAGCTTGGCATCATGGCCGGAACCGTGATGGAGGAAGAATTCTGGAAACTGGTTTTGGCCGATCCGAATTCGTTCTTCAGCGCTGGCAATAAGAACCTGACCGAGGGAACCGATTACGCTTTGTCGATCGACGGCCTGACCAAGGGCGAGGCCGCTTTCAGTGATCGCGTTAAATCGGACGGCACGCCCATTCTGATCAGTCCGAAGTACTTGGTCACCGGTAGCACGCTAAAGACGACCGCCCGCGAACTGTACGACGAAACGAAGGTCAACGTTTCGACCACGGCCAACAAGGCCCAGTTCGCCAGCAACCCGCACGCCGGGAACTATACGCCGGTTTCGTCCAGCTACATGAACAACACGGCGATCCGCGACCGAGCCGGCAAGGCGATTAGCGGCCAATCGACTACCAAGTGGATGCTGTTAGCCGATCCACGCGTTCGCGCCGCGTTCGTCGTCGCCAGCTTGAACGGCAACGACAAGCCGACGATCGAGTCGGACGAGTCGGCCTTCAACACGCTGGGAATGCAATGGCGTGGTTTCCACGACTTCGGCTTCGGCAACGAAGAACCAGAAGCCGTGATGCAATTCACCGGCGTGGCTTAATGCAACGCTACCGCGTCGGCTGTGATGGCTGGCCTGGTAGCGATCGGGCGGCCAGCCGCCTAGCCAATCAACCATGCCGCGGCGATCCGGCCGCGGCACACTAACCGACCAATCGTTCACATATTTTCAAGCTACGGGAAGCTTCCGCTTCGCGTGGCAACGCGAGGCCAAAATGAGTTTCGAAGCTGAATTCGTTCACGGTGACCCGCTGATGATCGACCACGTCCCGGCGTCCGCTGTTGCGGCTGGCGAGGTGGTTGTGATCGGCGATCTAACCCACATCGCACACCGCGCCATTGCCGCGGATGAAAAGGGCGCGTTGGCTGCCCGCGGGGGCGTTTATCGCGTACCCAAAGCGGCCGGCGGTTCGTCCGCGATCGCTGACCGCAAGAAGGTGTATTGGAACAACTCCACCAACGTGATCACCACCACGGCCAGCGGCAACACGCCGATCGGCTACACGGTGGGCGCGTCGGTCGATGCCGATACCGACCAACTGGTCGAACACTGCCCGACCGCATAACACGCGATCACGACGGGGCCGCGGCGATTTTGGGGGATGGCCGCCGCGGCTTTTTTTGAGGCGATTCTCCGCCTAATTGAATCACGGCCAGCTAACAGGATCGACGCGGAAGCGTTGCACGAAGATGGGATTCGAAACGGAAATTCAATGGTTGCGAGAACAGATCGAGAAGGCCGCGCCTTCCTACATCGTGTTCCGCACGGTCGACGGCGAATCGAAAGCGCTAACGGCAACCAAGGGAGGAACCGACTTCGAATCCGATCAGATGGAAGGCTACGCCAGCGAAACCAATACGATCGACTTCCTGGTCGATCCGGACCTGCTTCCGCGGCGGCCGGCTGCCGGGGATGAGATCGACGAACTGGACGCGGAAGGGGGCAACAAGATTGCGACCTATCGCATTGTGCCCGAGCCTGGTGTGAATGCCTGGGAATGGGCAGGGCAAACCCGCAAGATGATGCGGATCCACACGAAACAGGTGGGCGATGACTAACCCCGAAGCAATTGGACCGTCGGAAGATCTCGCCCAAGCGTTGGCCGATCAGCTAACGGAGCTGGGCTATCCTGCTTCCCGGAATTATTACCCGATCATTCGCCTGAACGACGTCGAAACATTACACATTTTCGTTCGACCCGATGGGGACGTGGCGACGGCCCACAACCGAAACAGCAACCGGCACGAAGTAACCGTTTCGATCCTGATCGTGAAGAACATTAAAGCCCCGCAAGACGTGTCCGAGTTCGACGGCTTCGCCCGCACGGTGGAAGAGATCAAAGCGTTCTGGGAAAACCCCGAAGCGACCGACGAACTAGGCGACAATGCGGGAGTACTTCGCCACAAGAAGCTGGCCGGCCTGGCCTGGTCCGGAAAGATCAGCAACGACCAGCTCTTCGATCAAGATCGATTGTATTACCACAACCAGATGACCAGCGTTGTCGGCCTAGCGTATTCCGGCACGCGTTAAACCATAGGCGAAGGATCGCCACACGACACAAGCGGCCAACCGCTTCATTCAACCAGGGAGCGGACGCGGTAGCGTTTTTAACGACATGCTTCCGCACGTGCTTTGTTAGTACACGCCAACCAAGGAGGGAACGCGGAAGCGTTCGGAGAAAATGCCTTTTGAACGTGATAGTGTCCTGGGGAAGGACTGCATTCTTTACTACAACACCGGCACCCACGCCACGCCCGTTTGGGTTCCGATCCCACACGCGAAAGACGTCAAGGTCGATCCACTGAGCAAGGGCAAAGCGGAACAGAAGGCCCGCCTGTCGAAGTTCAATTTCAAGCGGGGAACCCACATCGAAATGGGCCTCAGCTTCGGCTACGACTACGAACCAGGCGACGGCGACACCGTGTTCCCTGTGCTGTTGGATTCCTTCCTGAACAACACCCCGATCGAGTTCTTCGCGGCCGACGGCGACGCGTCGACGGAGGGCACGCAAGGCCCGCGGATGGTCTGCGAAGTGTTCGAGTGTCCATTAGGGCAAGAGCTCGACAACCCGGCCAGTGTTGAGATCTCGGCCGAGATCACCCGCGTTACCGAAGGGGGAAGCGTCGTCGAACCAGACTGGTACACCGTACCGGCCGCGTAATTTTGTTGGTGCAACGCTAACGCGTCGCTCCTGGTTGTTTGCCTGATCGTAACCAGGCGGGGAACCGCCTAACCGAAAACATTTACCCCGAGGAAATCGGAACCATGAACAACGAAGAAAAGAGAATCCTGGACGTCCTGACCAACGCGACCAAGGACGCCAACCCGAAAAGCCTGGTCCACGTTCAGGCCGGCGACATCGCGACGATCTGCCGCCTGGCCGCGGCTGCCCAATCAGGGGCAACGTCAACCGTCAAGGTCGACGCAAAGTAATCCACTAAAGGGGCCTTCGCCGCCGGCCGCCTGACGGCCCGCGGCAAGCCCCCGCCATTCATCCACCACCTGACAACCGAGGGACGCTTCCGCGTTTCAAGCCATGAAACAAGAAACCCCAACCACGAAGTTCACCGATTCCAAAGGGCGTAAGTGGGTCGCGTCGATCGACGTTCCGACCGTCAAGGAATTGAAGGCCGAGCTGGGCGTCGATCTGCTGGAGCTGCTGGACGGCAAGGCGGACGTTCTGCAGAAGCTAATCGATAACCCGGTCTTGTTCGTCGACGCGTTGTATATCATCTGCCGCGAACAATGCGAAAAGGTCAAGGTCACCGATATCGACTTCGGCCGCGGCCTGGTGGGCGAAGGAATCGACAACGCGGCCAGCGCTTTCATGGTGGGCCTTGCTGATTTTTTCCCCTACGGCCGGCGTCGAATCGTTCTCGGCGTGATCGAGAAGCTGACCGAATCGCAGGCCCGAATCACGAACAAGACGCTGGAAGCGTTGAAGTCGGACAAGCTGACCCAGGCGATGGACAAGCAAGTCGACCAGGCGATGGAGAAGTGGTTCCACGAGGTCGACCAGTTGGCGGCTGGTGGCAAATCGTCCACGAACTAGCGGCCGTTTGCCAGGTCGACCCCAACCGACGCGGCCAGACGCTTCGCGAAATCGTCTGGATGAGCAACCAGCGGGGAAAACACGAATGGCAACAAACGGCCTTGTTGGCTTCGATCCTGATCAACGCGAACCGTGACCCGAAGAAGCGGCCGATCAGTCCGGATGAAATCAACCCCTACGTGAAATCCAAGCAATCATCGGGCGGCCTGCGGATCTGCAAACAGAACCAGGCGGTTCTCAAAAAACTGTTTACCGAGAGGGCGAAACATGCCATCGGGATCGAGTAGCTTCGGCGTCGATATGCGGATCAAACGCATGTTTTTAGATCGACCGTATGTCTATCGATCGATCTCAAAGGGCAAGCTGGCCGCATTGAAACACCAGGCCGGCCGTATTCGCACGATCGCCCGTCGATCGATGCGACGGGTTAGCAAAGCGGCGGCCAGGAAGGCGGCGCTCAAACGCAAAGAAGCGATGGATCGCGGCGATCGAGCTTTCCGCGATCCAACGGTTAGTCGACCAGGTCACCCGCCCAAGATCCACACCGAGGGAAACTTCAACCCGAAGTTTATTCTCTTCGGTTACGACCCCAACCGGGACGTTGTGGTTGTCGGTCCGGTCCGGACCAATTCGCGGCACAACGCGGTGAAGTCACTAGAGAAGGGCGGCCGCGTTCCCATTTACATGGGGCGGAAGAACCGACGGCGTTTGATCAAGACGGTTTTCGTTCGGGCGCGGCCATTCATGGAACCGGCCGAAAAGATAGCCCGCGAAGATTGGGAAGGCGATTGGGCCAACATTCAAAACGGATTTTAGCGAGAACGAAACCGGAGATTAGAAACGCCCCCTTTTCTAATCGCCGCTAACCAAGGGAGCGAACGCGGAAGCGTTCCACGAAAAGATGTCGACCGGGGGAGTACGAGCGGGCGGGGCGTTTATTGAGCTATTCGTTAAGGATGGGCTCGATAAGGGTCTGCGATCGGCACGCGCCAAGCTGACATCGTTCGCCAGTTCGATGAACGGCATGGGCCGAAATCTATTTAGCTTCGCGGCTGTGGGAGCTGCCCCACTGGCGTTGGCGATCGGCACCTTCTCAGACTTCGCCGACAAGATGTCCGCGGTCCGAGCGGTTAGCGGGGCGACCGAGGCCCAGTTCGCCCAACTGGAAAAGACGGCCCGAGCGTTGGGCGGGTCGACCAGCTTTTCCGCAAGCCAGGTCGCGGAAGGCATGAAGTACTTGGGGCAGGCCGGCTACTCGACCGAACAAATCATTTCCGGAATTCCGGCCGTGTTGAACCTGGCCCGGGCCGGAGCGATCGACCTGGGCGTGGCTTCCGACATCGCGTCCGACGTTGGTTCCGCGTTCGGCATGACGGCCGACGAATTGGGACGCGTGGCGGACGTGATCGCGGCGACGGCTTCCAGCGCCAACACCAGCGTCGGCATGATGGGCGAAACGTTCAAGTATGCCGCGCCCCTGGCGAAGGCGGCCGGCCAGTCGATCGAGGACACGGCCACGGCGATCGGCTGGATGGGAAACAGCGGCATCAAGGCCAGCATGGCCGGTACCGACCTGGCGTTGATTCTTAAAAACCTGGGAGGCGATGCCCGCGAAGGCCTGGCCGCGGTAGGCGTGGAAACGGTCGACGCGGAAGGGAACATCCGAAGCGTGATCGACGTGATGAAGGAAGTGGGCGAGGCAACCAAGGACATGACCCAAGCGGACCGCCTGGCGTTCTTTTCCGCGAACTTCGATCGGGCGGCCAAGTCGGCGATCATCATGGCGGACGCGGGCGATTCGATCGACGTTCTACGGGAGAAGATCGAAAACTCGGAAGGGGCCGCGGCCAAGATGGCCGAAATGATGGACGACAATCTGGGCGGAAGCTTCCGGAAGTTCTTATCGGCGATCGAAGCGGTCCAGATCTCGATCGGTAAGTCGGTCGAAGGCCCGCTTCGTAGCTTTATCGACGGGGCGGCCGAAGCGGCGTCGATCGTGGCCAAGTTCATAGAAGAAAACGGCTATATCGTGCAAGTGTTCGGCGCTATCGTCGTCGCCCTGGCTGCCGCGGCTGCCGGTTTCCTGGGCTTGGCGTTGGTGATCAATATCGTGGCGGGAGCGGTCACCGCGCTGATCGGCTTGTGGGGTGTGCTTACCGCGGTAATCACCTTCCTGGCTTCACCGATCGGCCTGGTGGTTGCGGCGCTAGGGCTGGGCGTGGCGGCCTTCCTGTATTTCAGCGGGGCAGGATCCGCGGCGGCCCGCGCGGTAGGCGGGGCGTTCCAATCGTTGAAGGAAACCGTCGGCCCTGTGCTGTCGGCTTTGCGTGATGCCTTGAACGCGGGCGAATGGGAGCTGGCCGCCCAACTGCTGTGGTCTTCGATCAAAACGGTTTTCTTCGAGAGCATGGCCGCGATTCTCAAAGAGCTTCAAGACTGGGTCGGCCAGATTAGCCACACGATGGGCGAGATCGCCCGCGGCTGGGGCTTGGAGATGCAACGGCAGGGACTGTTCGCGAAACAGGAAATGCAAAAGAACCTGGTCCAAGTCGAGAAGGTTCGGAAGGAAGCGGCGATCGATGCCATGTTGGCCGATCTGCCAACCGTGACCGCCTACGGCCTGGACGATCTGAAAACGGAAACGGATCCCTTAGGCGACCTGGCCGGCGCGAAGGCCTACGGCTTAGACGATCTCGGAGACGTGGGGAACCAGGTCGCGAAAACCTGGGACATGGCAGTGGGCACAACCAACAGCTTCGCCGCGGGGCGTATCGGTCAACAAGCCCGACCGATGGAGAAGGTCGAAAACGAACTGCAGAGCGTTAACGACAAGTTGGCCAAGCTGATCGACCAGGGCGAAGATCAACTCGAGTTCGGGAGCTAATTGGTGACATGCTTCCGCACGTAATCCATTAGAACACGCAAACCATAGGAGGGAACGCGGAAGCGTTCTACCAAAGAAGATGGCCGTTGAAATTTACGAAGTTTTCCAATCGCAAGGTGGCAAGGATGCCATGACCGGCAAAGGTTCAAGCCGGAAACTGCTTTTCCACGTGTTGGGATCGGACGACGACGCCACGATCATCGCCGCGGCTGCGGGATTGGCCCCGGCAACGGTCACCGGTTACACCGGCGCGTTGAACCTGGACGGTTTCAGCAAGTCGCAAGTCGCCCCCGGTTTCTGGGCGGTCGAAGCGTCTTACATCGATCCGCAAAGGCAACAAGAGAAGGAACGGCCCGATACTGGAAGCCTGGTCGCGAGCTGGGACACGACCGGCGGAACGCAACACATTACGGCCAGTTTGGAAACGTTGGCTTCGACCGCCTATTCCGCTTCCTACGACGCCCCCGATTTTAAGAAGGCGATCGAGGTCACCACCAGCGGCGTGAATGGAACAGACGTAACCGTTCCGATCTTGCAACTGGAATATGAATACACGTTCCCCAACGCGTCGGTTACGGATGCCTATATCCGGAAGCTGCGCGACCTGACCGGCACCACGAACGACGCGATCTGGCGCGGATGGGCGATCGGCGATCTGTTGTTCCTGGGATCCAACGGCCGCCAATCGTCGAAGGGAGACATCACGGCCCGCTTCATCTTCGCGGCCGGGAAGAAAATCACACTTTCCGCGGCGGATATCAACATGGTCGACGACTTGAAAAAAGGGGCCCACGATCACCTCTGGTTCTACTTCAAGACGTTTCAAGACACATCGGCGGAAGAGATCGTCGCGCGGCCGGCTGCCGCTTACGTCGAGCGACTTTACGAGAAGTCGACGTTCACCGAATTGGGTATTGGTTCCTAAGCAACACGTTCGCAGGGAAGCGAACTAAAGGAGGCGACGCGGAAGCGTTGCTTTTGGCCAGGCGGTTACCCGCCTATTAGTTATCAGGTCAACAATCAGGAGCGACGCGGTAGCGTTGCATGGAAAAACGATGGATCGTCCAAACCTGTTGATTCACACCGCGATAAGCGGCTTTACCCAAAGCGTCGGCCAGTGGAACGGCATCTTGGAATTGACTGAGAAGCTACGGGAAAAGAACTGCGACGGCGTCCGAAGCCGCGTCCACTATTACCCCTGGCACGCCAACTTTGCCCACGTGGCCGAATACTACTGGGCAATTGGTGAGAAGTACGGCGTTCGCCCGATCCTGGGCGTTTATGCGTATAGCTGGGGAGCTGGCCGCGGGGCGATTCAACTGGCCAAGCAACTGAAACGCCGGGGGCTCAGCATTCGCGTGATGGTGTTGTCGGATCCGGTTTATCATCACCCGTTTGCCCCCTGGCGAGCTTTGCGGAATTGGTGCTTGCCACTGATCGGCGAACCAGTGATCCGGATCCCTGACAACGTTCGCGAGGTTTATTCCTTCCACCAAACGCAAAACCGACCGAGCGGCCACAAGCTGATCAGCGGCGGCCAAGGTGGCGGCGCGTTCATCCACCTGCAGAAGGTGTTGCGCTACGATCATCAATACATGGACAACGCCCCCGAGTTCCACGACCTGGCGTTGGCCGAAGCGGCGAAGCTATGCAAGCTGGCCGGCGGCAAAGCCAACCCGATCGTTCACCAAACCCTTCGCGATATGCGGGAAGCGGGCTAAGGGGGAAGCGATGCAAAAACGAGTCTCGGCGGGGCAACGGATCAACGGCAACATTTCTGCCAGCGCGATGAACGAGCTGGGGAAGATGATCCAGGAACGCAACGCGGCCAAGCTGTCCAGGGGTGGCCAGGCGATCGAGCTGGCCGCGGGGCCTGGCCTGTTCATCCAAGCAAGCAACAGCGTTCCCGCCACGATGGAACGTGGCGAGTGGATGGCCATAAGCGGAACCACGTTCGACGTAACGGACCGGGAAGATCGCTGGCCATTCGAGACGGAAGCCAAGGCCGCGTATCTGACCACCACTTCGATCGTGTTACCCGTGTTCGCGATGGCAATGGAAAAGGTTCCTAACGGCCGCGTGGGCGTGTTTCAGATCGCTGGCATCGCCCGAACCAAGATCTTCGCCCCGCCTAGTGCATCGGCCAAGACTTTGATCACCGCGTTTTACGATGACGACGCGGCCGGCACCAATCCGCGGATGCTGACCGGAAGCGAGCATCCGATGGGATCGATCGACGTGATCTGGCACGACACCTACACGGCCAACGCGTCGGAATATGTTCCGGTATGGGCCATGGTGCGT
Protein-coding sequences here:
- a CDS encoding DUF2190 family protein, which translates into the protein MPRRSGRGTLTDQSFTYFQATGSFRFAWQREAKMSFEAEFVHGDPLMIDHVPASAVAAGEVVVIGDLTHIAHRAIAADEKGALAARGGVYRVPKAAGGSSAIADRKKVYWNNSTNVITTTASGNTPIGYTVGASVDADTDQLVEHCPTA
- a CDS encoding phage tail tape measure protein; protein product: MSTGGVRAGGAFIELFVKDGLDKGLRSARAKLTSFASSMNGMGRNLFSFAAVGAAPLALAIGTFSDFADKMSAVRAVSGATEAQFAQLEKTARALGGSTSFSASQVAEGMKYLGQAGYSTEQIISGIPAVLNLARAGAIDLGVASDIASDVGSAFGMTADELGRVADVIAATASSANTSVGMMGETFKYAAPLAKAAGQSIEDTATAIGWMGNSGIKASMAGTDLALILKNLGGDAREGLAAVGVETVDAEGNIRSVIDVMKEVGEATKDMTQADRLAFFSANFDRAAKSAIIMADAGDSIDVLREKIENSEGAAAKMAEMMDDNLGGSFRKFLSAIEAVQISIGKSVEGPLRSFIDGAAEAASIVAKFIEENGYIVQVFGAIVVALAAAAAGFLGLALVINIVAGAVTALIGLWGVLTAVITFLASPIGLVVAALGLGVAAFLYFSGAGSAAARAVGGAFQSLKETVGPVLSALRDALNAGEWELAAQLLWSSIKTVFFESMAAILKELQDWVGQISHTMGEIARGWGLEMQRQGLFAKQEMQKNLVQVEKVRKEAAIDAMLADLPTVTAYGLDDLKTETDPLGDLAGAKAYGLDDLGDVGNQVAKTWDMAVGTTNSFAAGRIGQQARPMEKVENELQSVNDKLAKLIDQGEDQLEFGS